ATCATGATCCCGATACTTGCAATAAGTACCGCGTAGATCGCATTGCGCTCCAATTCTTTGGCCATCTCCGGATCAACCGTATTTACTTCATAGGAAGCCGATGCATCCAGTTTGGTAAATTCCTGTTTAAATTTGCTCTCTTGGGTCTCATCCAATTCATTGGAGAAACGAACATTTACACGGTCAGCCCCCGGTGTAATGGTAACATCACCCTCATCAACACCGATGTCCTTAACAATAGGTTTAATCTGCTCCGCTGTAATCGCCTTGGATACCGTGATATCCACATTCGATCCAGCACGGAAATCAACTGCGTAGTTCAAACCCAAAGCCAGAATGCTGATGATGCCCGTAATCGTCAGAATAATCGAGAAGATATAGGCAATCTTACTGCCTTTAACATAATCATAATTCCAATTAAAGCGCACGAATTTCACTCTCCTTTACTCCGAAGTACTTAGGCTTCTTCAACACGTTACCCCGTACAAGCAGGGTTAACAGGAAGCGGGAGAAGAAAATATTCGTGATAATACTGGTGACAATATCAAAAATCAGCACGAGTGCAAAACCTTTAACCGCACCTGTTCCCAAGAAGAACATAACAGCCGCAGCAATAATGGTTGTGATGTTGGAGTCAATGATTGTTCGGAAGGAATGCTTACCACCCGCTTTAACCGAAGACAAGATCGACTTACCACTACGCATCTCTTCTTTAATCCGTTCGTACGTGATGATATTGGCATCCACCGCCATCCCTATACCCAGGATAAACGCCGCAATACCTGGAAGGGTGAGCACGAATTCTCCTAAATAGAAGATTGCAAGTACCAGCCACGTATGTGTAATCAAGGCAAAACTCGCGATAATACCAGGAATGCGATAAAGCCCGATCATGAACACTAGAATAATAACGGAACCAATCAATCCCGCTTTAATCGTCTGATCCAGAGAAAGCTTACCGAGTGTTGCACCAACACTTTGTGAATACTTCTCTGTAAGTTTCAGTGGCAATGCACCCAGGTTAATGGTGTCTCGAAGCTGGTTTGCTTCATCACGAGTGTAGGCACCCGAAATCTGAGCGGAACCATCTGTCAACTGTTGTCTAACGGTTGGAGCAGAGAGCAACTCATCGTCCAAATAAATAGCGAGAGGTTGTCCGATCAAACGTTTGGTAATCTCGGAAAATTTGGCTTTGTCTTTCACTTGAATGTCAATCATCGGCTCATTCAATTGAGTGAATACAACTTTGGCTGCATTCTCAACAAATTCATTTCCGCGAAGTTCGATTTTGGTGTATTCGCCTTCCTTGTCGTTCTCAGCTTTACTACGGAAGGTCAGAACAGCCGGTTCTTTCATTTTAGCTCTAACTTCAGCCTCATCCGTAACCCCTGCCAACTTCAATCGAATCCGGTTGCTTCCTTCAGTGGTTACCTCCGGTTCGCTTGTTCCGAGCGCATTGGCGCGGCTTTCAAGACTTTTGGCCGTTTGCACCAAAGATGCTTTGGTGACTTGTTGTCCTGCTTCGAGCGGCTCTGCTTCATATAAGATCTCGTAGCCTCCCTTTAAATCAAGGCCCAAGCGTATATTTTTGAGCAGCTCCGGGCTTGTTCCCACCATTACCCCTGTGGTGACAAGCACGACCATAATGAAACTGATAATTCTTTTCATGCCGTTCCTAGATCCCCTTTCGTTCTCAATATTCCTATTATAGCGATGCCGTAAAAAGCAGTCAATTTTCAACAAAAAAGATCCCTTTCGTCTAGAAAGAGGACCCCCGGTATGCAGACACGGTCATAAAGTTCATAAAGCTTGTTGCTTTCAGTGACAAAATGTCGTTCACCAGCTGGTGAAGCGGTGGAATGCCCTGTTTTTCATATTTATGACTGACGCAATTCCAGACATCTTTGCTGGTGACATATTCGTAACCGACAAGCCTTAATTCCTCCGCCTTGCTTCGGCAGAGCATCTCTATTGACTGTTCCAACTCCACATCATTCATTTCTTCTTCCAACGGGGAGCCTCCCTTCGTACATCCAAGCCTTTATGCGGCATCAATATTACATCATTCGACTTCGCCTGATCATATTCCTTCTTGCTGGTTATGGTTCTTTTTGTTAATCGTGTCCAAGTTGTCATGAGAAGATGAAGGACTGGCATAGGATGAAGAACAACGGCTTTGTCCCGTTTATGATGATAACCTGTACTTTCAACCGGGAAAGAGGGGTAGTCTTGAAGAAACAGACATTTATTCAGGGGGCCATGATCCTGCTCGCGGCAGGCATAATTAACCGAATACTTGGTTTCATCCCGCGCATTGCGCTGCCACGAGTCATCGGTGCAGAAGGTGTTGGCATCTACCAATTGAGCTATCCCTTTTTTATCGTACTGGTGACATTAATTACGGGTGGTATTCCGCTGGCCGTAGCCAAGCTCGTAGCCGAAGCTGACACTGGCGCCAATCGTTATTCCCCCCAGCGAATCCTGCAAGTAAGCTTAAGCTTTACGTTGACCCTGGGTGTGGTATTCATGTTTTTGTGTATCCTATTTGCACCTTGGGTTACCAAGTACGTGCTCACGGATGAGCGGGTGTATCATACGTTCGTTAGTATGAGCCCCATGATTGCCATTATCGCCGTATCAGCCGTCTACAGAGGGTACTTCCAAGGAAAGCAAAACATGATGCCTACTGCCATTTCATCCATTGTTGAAACCATCATTCGTATCGTTTGTGTCATCTGGTTTGCCTGGCTTCTCCTCCCCCACGGTATTGCCCAGGCTGCTGCTGGTGCCATGCTGGGAGCGCTCGTTGGAGAATTTGGCGGTATGCTTGTACTCTTGTGGAAGTATAACAGGCAGAAGAAAGAGTTACCGCTCGTTATGCAACAGAACATGTCCAATCTCACAACCAAACCTTTAAACCCAATACCTTCGGTTCTGAAAGAAACGAGTACTCCACAGCCCGGATTAATCCGGCGTTTGCTTGCAATCTCGGTTCCTGTTACAGCAGGCCGATTGGTCGGCTCTCTATCCTATCTGGCCGAAACTATCGTCACTGCCCAAAGTCTGGCTCTGGCAGGCATATCCAAAGGACTCGCTACAGCACAATATGGTGCACTACAGGGTATGATTATTCCTTTGCTTCTGCTGCCGGGGGCACTGACTTCATCGCTTGCGACATCACTTGTGCCTTCACTGTCAGAAGCTTCTGCTCAGGGAGATCGCGCACTGATTCACAAAAGAATGCATCAGGCATTACGTTTGGCACTCGTGACAGGTGCTCCGTTTTCTGTGTTTATGTATGTGCTTGCCGAACCGATGTGTCTTGTTCTGTATAATGATGCATCGATCGGAAGCATGCTGAAGCTAATGGCTCCTTTTGCTTTGTTCATTTATATTCAGGCTCCTCTTCAAGCTGCGTTGCAAGCCCTTGACCGTCCAGGTAAAGCACTGCTAAATACATTCATCGGTGCTGTTATCAAAATCACATTGATTTTAACGCTCGCTTCCCGGCCCGAATATGGCATCTTCGGTGCAGTCATCGCCATCTGTGTGAATTCAACTGTAGTTACCTTGTTACATGCCCAAAGCGTACGTAGTCTGCTACAGTTCCGCTTCAAACTTATGGATTGGGTCAAGACGGGTGCAGGAATGTTTATTATGGGAGCAGCGACCCTACTCGTGTACGAAGAGACTGCCATGATATTGCCTTTCTGGCTCCGGATGCTTCTCGCTCCTTTTGTCGGGCTTATTGTGTATTTCATCGTCATGGGCTGGACCAAAATGATTGACTTCCATGATCTGTCCCGTGCTCCTTTGATAGGTTCATGGTTCAAGCGTCGGTCAGGCAAATGAATTTCATTTTTTATCATCTTTTGGACTTACATAAATCTTACCATTATGGTCGATGGAGCATATAAATACATCTTTGAAATCCAGGATACCATTCTGCTGAATTTGATTTTTTAGCCAAAATCTCGTTTTCTGGATGATCTCCAGATTCTGATCCTGGACCTTTCCGTCCATAATTAAGGGTAGTGGCAGACCTTCATATTTGATATTTGGAAATCCGTCAATCTGATTTTTTCCGGTTTTGGATTTAATGGAAGAAGAATCTTCTGAGTCAGAACCGGAAGAATTGCTGTCGTTAGAAGTATTCTCATCCTTGGGAAAAACGGTCAGCTTGCCTGTGGTCTCCAAAATAGCGAAATCAACCTCACCGATACTGTCTACATTCTGTTCACGGAGTTGTTGCAATAGATCATCCAGATTATATCGTTGCTTCCGCATCTCATCCCGGTGAAGAACGCCTTTGGAGATCAAAACAGTAGGTTTGCCATCAATTATCAGACGAAGACGCCGACTTTTAAGACCTATAAAAGCCATTCCGATCTGTACAATGATCAAGGTAAGCATAGGGGCAATCCCATAAGAGAGCGGTTTATCAATATCTTCAATGACAAAAGCAGCCATTTCAGCAAGCATAATGGACACGACAAGATCAAACATGGATAGCTTACCAATCTCACGTTTACCCATAACCCTCATTGCACAGTACACCAGAAAGTACATGAGAATGGTTCGAAAGATATGTGATCCGACATCTGGGAAGTTCACAACAGGGGTCCTCCTTCGAAACTGAGTTTTTAACAGTTAGCTGGGTAGTGCAATCCATATTTTGACCTGAACCTTACATGCTCATGCAGAAATAATCCGTTCATTTAATGGAAAACAGTTCATAAGTCCGAAGGCTTGACCATACACTGTATTAACTTCAAACTTGTACAAGGGGGTTGCTTCATGCAATTGATCCGCCGCTTGGTTTCGTTTCGAGTGTCCAATCCGATTCTGTCAGGCCTCTGTCAGGCTTTTGTATGGATGTTTATCGGGGCATTAATTCTCTCCTTGTTTCTCTGGGTGAGCGGAATGCGGGAACAGGACCTCTCGTTGTATACCTATATTGTTCATGGCTTGTCATTATTGGTTGGTGGTTTTGTGGCAGGCAAACGTTCTGGTGAAAAAGGATGGTACTACGGAGGGATTACCGGAATCGTATATGGACTCCTTGTGCTGTTGATCGGATTTCTCGCGTTGGATGCTTCGTTTAATTGGAAAGATAGTTTACAACTGCTTAGCGCTTTCTTCATTTCAGCTCTCGGTGGCATGTTCGGTGTTAATACGCATCGTTCCTAGCTGACTGGTAAAGAACATCGACCTTCCCTCATAAAACAAAAAAGAGAACCGGGTCTCCAGGGAGATCCGGTTCTCTGCTAGAGAATACGCCACAAACGCACCCTCGTTATTCTATGTTACAGTAACTACTCAACAGCCGTATCACGAGCTACAGCCGTGCTGATTGCATTACGGTCAAATGTAAGCTTAGTTACATCGTTTACACGCAATACAACCACATCATCCGTAATCTCAGCGATCGTACCGTGAAGGCCACCAATCGTTACAATTTTATCGCCCTTTTTCAATTGGCTCAGCATCGAATTCCGTTGCTTTTGCTTTTTGTTCTGTGGACGAATCATCAAGAAGTAGAAAATTGCAACCATGAGTACCAACGGTACGATCAAAGATACAATGCCTCCGCCCGCTTGTGCTCCTGCTAGAGTCATTCCCTGAAACATTCAAACTCCCCCTTATCGACTATACGTACAGATATTGCTTGTTACGCCGGTTTCCTCAAATACTCAATCAGAAACCTTTGTCATTGTCATGAAGACCATATTGATCGAAAAATTCATCCCGGAAATCAAGCAAACGATCTTCCATAATGGCTTTACGTACGTTACGCATCAAATTCTGCAAGAAATGAAGATTATGGATCGTTGTCAAACGCAGGCCAAATGTTTCATCTGCTTTGATCAAATGACGCAGATAAGCTCTGGAATAGTTACGACAAGTGTAGCAATCACACTCTGGGTCAAGTGGCCCAAAATCAGTTGCAAACTTGGCATTGCGAACTACCAGACGTCCTTGGCTGGTCATCGTTGTTCCGTTACGGGCAATCCGAGTAGGCAGAACACAATCGAACATGTCCACTCCACGAATGGATCCCTCAATCAACGCATCGGGCGAACCTACCCCCATCAAATAACGTGGTTTATTGGTTGGCAACAAAGGTAACGTATAATCCAATACCCCATACATCAAATGTTTCGGTTCTCCAACACTCAGTCCACCAATAGCATACCCCGGGAAATCCATGGAAGTCAAATCTGCGGCGCTCTGACGGCGAAGATCTTCATGCATGCCTCCCTGTACGATGGCAAACAGACCTTGGTCATGCGGACGAGCGTGACTTTCCAGACAACGTTCTGCCCAGCGGCTCGTTCTTTCGAGTGATTTTTTGACATATTCATATTCGGCCGGATACGGTGGACATTCATCAAACGCCATCATAATATCGGAACCAAGTGCATTCTGGATTTCCATGGCCACTTCAGGAGAAAGGAACTTCTTGTCTCCATTCAGGTGGGAGCGGAAGTTAACGCCTTCTTCCGTAATTTTGCGCATCTCGCTGAGCGAGAATACTTGGAATCCGCCGCTGTCCGTCAGAATTGGACGATCCCAGTTCATGAACTTGTGCAATCCGCCAGCTTCACGAATAATTTCATGTCCTGGTCTCAGAAACAGGTGATAGGTATTACTCAAAATAATCTGAGCATCCATGGCTTTCAACTCTTCAGGGCTCATTGTTTTAACGGTCGCCTGTGTACCTACAGGCATAAAGGTCGGTGTCTCAATAACACCATGAGGTGTATGCACACGTCCCAGACGTGCGCCGGATTGTTTGCAAGTTTTGATATGTTCATACGTAATTGCTGCCATTAGTTTTAATCATCCTCTAAAAGTTAATCGTTATTATACTAATATATCAACATGGCATCGCCGAAGCTGAAGAAACGGTATTGCTCTTGGATGGCTTCCTCATATGCCTGCATAATATGTTCTCTGCCTGCAAGTGCACTAACCAACATCACCAACGTGGATTTCGGAAGATGAAAATTCGTAAGCATCCCATCGATCACCTTGAAGGAGTAGCCTGGATAGATAAAAATACTTGTCCATCCGCTGCTTGCTTGCAGTATTCCATCTTCAAACTTGCTGCCCACTGTTTCCAGAGTCCGGCAACTGGTTGTCCCAACCGCAAAAACACGGTGTCCATTCTTTTTGGTCTGGTTAATCAGATCTGCCGTTTCTTGGGATAAGGAGTAATACTCTTCATGCATGACATGATCTTCTACGTTGTCCACCGACATTGGTCTGAACGTCCCCAGTCCTACATGAAGCGTAATGAAAGCGACATTAACGCCCTTGGCACGAATCTGATCCAACAATTCATCCGTAAAATGTAGTCCCGCTGTGGGTGCAGCCGCCGATCCTTCATGCTTGGCATACACGGTCTGATACCGTTCGCGGTCATCCAATGTCTCCTTAATATAAGGTGGCAACGGCATTTCACCCAGACGGTCCAGAATCTCCTGGAAGATTCCATCATACGTAAACGTAAGTGTACGTGCCCCCATCTCGCCTTCTTCTTCGATGATTGCCTTCAGTTCATCGCCAAATACGATAACCGAACCGGCTTTCAGTTTTTTACCCGGCTTAACCAGTGCTTCCCACTTGTCACCTTCCACATTTTTAAGCAATAACACTTCCGCTTTTGCTCCGGTATCTTCCTTTGTACCGAACAGACGGGCTGGAAGAACACGTGTATCATTCAGAATCAATGTATCGCCAGACTCCAGAAAATCGATAATATCAGGAAACGTTTGATGTTTAATCTCACCACTATCTTTGTTCAAGGTAAGCAAACGGGATGCCGTGCGATCAAGCAACGGCGTCTGTGCTATCAATTGCTCTGGTAATTCAAAATCATATAAGTTCACATTCATTTTAGTTTCATTCCTTAACAATAGTCGCATTTTGATAATAGTGTTTCAATATTGCCTGGTAATCATACCCTTCATCTGCCATGCCTTTGGCACCCCATTGAGACAAACCCAACCCGTGGCCATTGCCCTGGCCGATGAACATGAAGTTTTGACCCTGCGTTACCGCTCTCGCTTGACCATCACCACTCATCACCACAAGCGCATTACCGGATGATGAGCCTGTACCCGAGGCAGACATTACAGCAGCACCATTAGAACCGGTTTTACTGGCTGTTTTGCCGTCAGCGCCTAATACAGTATAACTTCCGGTCCCTGCAATATCAAATAAAGTGCTCGGTAATCCACCAAGCGCAGAACGGTAGGTATCAGCATATTTCACCGTCATGGCCTGTCCGTTGGCAGTGACTTCAAGTGCTCTTCCGGAAGGTCCACGCTTGGTTACTTCCAAGGTTGAGATTGAAGCAGGAACAGACGCTGTCGTTTTACCCTGAAGGGATTTAACCAATTGTGCAGACGTGAATGGTCCTCTCACCCAAGCATAGTCGTTGGATTGAGCCACTTTTGCCAGCACAACAGCTTCATTGCCTGGATTCATTTTGGCGACAGGTTCCACGGTGGACTGAATTAACGGAACAGGACGTACATTAGTGTTTTGAGCCGTTACCGTCACTTTTGCCAGACCCGCATTGGTCTTGGTTGTTAATTCTTTGATGTTATCCTCACGAATGTACCCGCTAACGCCTGAACTGAGCAGCACATGGTACCACGTATGTAATCCTGCCTGGGCTGATGCATCCCCTGAACTGACTACATTGGTGAACACACCTGCTCCGCCGTTCCATACTTCAGAAGGGTGAGCCGTCTGGCCGCCCGCATTGGAGGAGAACACAGCTTCGATGATTTTACCACCGCTCTTGACCACTTCTCCAGCAGTTGCATCCACTGCGCTGGTTACTTTTTCATTCTCCGAACCAATCCCGTTGTAGGCTTGGCTGAGTGTCGTATCCACGACATTGGCAATTTTGAAACGCTCACCCTGTTGAAGCGCGTAAGAACGAGCAGCTACAGCTTGAACTTTCAGGGCCTCAGCAGGCCAGGAGGAATACACCTCTGCCCCTACGACAGAGTACAGATATTGCTCCAGTGGAACGACATTGACCAACGCCAAATCACCGCTCACGATGCTGATTTCCATATCTCCACGATACGTTCGCTGGGAACGTTCCACTACTTTGATGCCATTGCTATTCCCTTGTACCAATGCTTTGGAATCAGTACCTGCAATAGTGTAATGCGGAGCTGTTTTGAGTGCATCCGTACTTACTCCCGCATCCTGACGGATAATGAGCCCTGCACTGTTGTTAACAGGTGAAAGGTTTACCCCTGGAGCTTTGGCCTCCACACTTTTCTTCAATGTGGATAATTCCGCTTCTGTTGCAGCTTCACCTACCCATACCGCATATGCTTGGCTTCCTCCACTTAGTTGAAGGACTGGATAAGCACTACTAACTCCTGTTGATAAAAGGTTCGCTTGTGCTGCCTCTGCTTCCTGAATCGAACCATATGTTCCAGCAGACAGGCGCTTACTTCCGGTCACAGTTGGCTTTTGACCAGCCAATTGAGCTGCTGCTACCTTTTGTACCCGTGTAACAGCTTGTCCAGCCAGTGCCTCTGTTGCGTAGTTGCCTGTGTAGAGCTGGTAGATGGCATTTCCATTCACAGACATTGTAAACAGCAACGGCTTATCCGCGGTTGCCTGCAACAATTTTGCTGCTGCAGATGCTGCCTTGAAATCCGCTGTTTCCAACACTTTCACTCTGAATCCATCTGCACTGAAACGGACCTGTCCAGCCGGAAGACTTACATTTGCACCACTTTCTGATTGGATACTCCATTGTCCCGTCGATTCAAGTGTAATGAGGGGTGTAGTTGATTTATACGTACTGCCCAGATTTGCAAACATGGCTACCCGGATTGTCTGTCCATCATTACCTGCTGCATACGCAGGCACTTGAAGACAACCCACTGTCAAAAGAGCTGCCGCCAGTACCTTCAATCGACGACTCCACTTCTTCGTTCGTATTGCTTTTCCCACATTCAGACTCCTCTCCATGCATTTCCTTCACTTTATATCGGGTTAACACGTAATTATTTCAATGTTTATGGTTAATGTTCAAATCGTGAATGTTCAATAGGCTCGATTATTTCCCGTCTCTTGGTGGAACAGGCAGACCCAAATGATGATAGGCGAGATCTGTTACGATCCTGCCCCTTGGTGTACGCTGAATCATACCAATCTGAAGCAGATACGGTTCATAAACATCCTCGATCGTCTGACTTTCTTCACCGATCGTAGCAGCAATGGTATCCAACCCTACCGGGCCTCCCCGGAAGCTGTTGATCATCGATTTAAGCATCTTATGATCAATCTCATCCAGGCCACGCGGATCTATCTGAAGACGTTGCAGGGCTTCTTCCGCCAGTGTCTGTGTTATAATTCCATCCCCGCGCACTTGTGCAAAGTCACGTACACGTTTTAGTAAACGGTTCGCGATCCTCGGTGTCCCACGTGAGCGCAATGCAATCTCTTGCGCAGCATCTCCCACAATCTCCACACCCAAAATTTCGGTAGAGCGTGAGACGATATAAGCCAGCTCATCAACCGTATAGAATTCCAAGCGACTGATAACACCAAAGCGGTCTCGAAGTGGAGCAGACAGCAAGCCAGCACGCGTTGTAGCCCCAATCAGAGTGAATGGCGGCAGATCCAGGCGAACAGAACGTGCACTCGGACCTTTACCAATCATAATATCCAATGCCGAATCTTCCATAGCAGGGTACATGACCTCTTCAACGGTACGATGCAAACGATGGATCTCGTCAATAAACAGGACATCACCTTCCTGCAGATTGGTTAACAATGCTGCAAGATCGCCCGGGCGTTCAATGGCCGGGCCTGACGTAGTTCGTAAATTAACGCCTAATTCGTTGGCAATAATATTGGCAAGTGTTGTTTTACCAAGTCCAGGTGGTCCATATAACAAAACGTGATCCAATGCCTCATTACGAAATTTGGCAGCTTCAATATATATCTTTAAATTTTCCTTCACCTGATTCTGTCCGATATATTCATTCAGATACCGGGGACGAAGACTCAACTCAACATTTTGGTCCTCCATCATCAGGTTCGCGGAAATAATCCGATCATCCATGTTCATCCCTACCTTTTTTGCAGGCTACAGCTATATTATAATATGCAAATTGTATTATCCCGTAAACAGCATTTGCAGCGCCTTTTTCATCAACACATCTACAGAATCCGCTGTAGTAACATCCTTTTTCAATTTAATCCATACTTTATCAAGTTCACTGTCAGTATACCCAAGTGCCTTGAGACCTTCGCGTGCCTCATCCCAAGCTGAACCACTTCCCGACTCTTCCGAGGGAGGAGCGAACAAACCTGTTGCATACGCTGCCGCGCCAAAACTATCCAGCTTATCCTTGAGATCCAGAATCATGCGTTGTGCAGTCTTCTTGCCGATACCCGGTAATTTGGTCAAGAACGTCAAATTCTCTTGGTAAATCGCCGTAACCACATGTTCTGGCGTGCCTCCAGCGAGTATGCCCAGAGCCACTTTTGGACCGATACCAGATACTTCAATCAGTTTACGGAACAAACGCTGTTCATCCCGTGTAACAAATCCAAACAGCAACATCGCATCCTCACGCACATGATGATGGGTGTACACTGTAATTTCGCCTTCTTGCTTAGCGAACGCATATGGATTCGGACAGAATACGCGATACCCCACACCATGAACATCCAGCACAATATAATCATTCTCTACATGAATGAACTGTCCTCTTAGAAAATCAATCATTTTCGCAATACCTCATTCAACTTGGAATTTAATGTATAAGAGTGTGCATGGCACACGGCTACAGCCAACGCATCCGCTACGTCATCCGGTTTAGGAACGACTTGAAGACGCAAGAACATTTTGACCATCTCCTGTACTTGTTTCTTCTCCGCCTTACCGTACCCAACGACGGCCTGCTTGATCTGCATTGGTGTATACTCTGCAATAGGCAAACCCTTCTGTGCCGCAGCGAGTACCATGACTCCTCTAGCCTGACTGACAGACATCGCTGTTGTAACGTTCCGATTGAAAAAAAGTTTCTCCAACGCTACTGCGTCCGGTTTGTATTTATCAAT
The window above is part of the Paenibacillus sp. 1781tsa1 genome. Proteins encoded here:
- a CDS encoding TIGR04086 family membrane protein yields the protein MQLIRRLVSFRVSNPILSGLCQAFVWMFIGALILSLFLWVSGMREQDLSLYTYIVHGLSLLVGGFVAGKRSGEKGWYYGGITGIVYGLLVLLIGFLALDASFNWKDSLQLLSAFFISALGGMFGVNTHRS
- a CDS encoding SpoIID/LytB domain-containing protein encodes the protein MGKAIRTKKWSRRLKVLAAALLTVGCLQVPAYAAGNDGQTIRVAMFANLGSTYKSTTPLITLESTGQWSIQSESGANVSLPAGQVRFSADGFRVKVLETADFKAASAAAKLLQATADKPLLFTMSVNGNAIYQLYTGNYATEALAGQAVTRVQKVAAAQLAGQKPTVTGSKRLSAGTYGSIQEAEAAQANLLSTGVSSAYPVLQLSGGSQAYAVWVGEAATEAELSTLKKSVEAKAPGVNLSPVNNSAGLIIRQDAGVSTDALKTAPHYTIAGTDSKALVQGNSNGIKVVERSQRTYRGDMEISIVSGDLALVNVVPLEQYLYSVVGAEVYSSWPAEALKVQAVAARSYALQQGERFKIANVVDTTLSQAYNGIGSENEKVTSAVDATAGEVVKSGGKIIEAVFSSNAGGQTAHPSEVWNGGAGVFTNVVSSGDASAQAGLHTWYHVLLSSGVSGYIREDNIKELTTKTNAGLAKVTVTAQNTNVRPVPLIQSTVEPVAKMNPGNEAVVLAKVAQSNDYAWVRGPFTSAQLVKSLQGKTTASVPASISTLEVTKRGPSGRALEVTANGQAMTVKYADTYRSALGGLPSTLFDIAGTGSYTVLGADGKTASKTGSNGAAVMSASGTGSSSGNALVVMSGDGQARAVTQGQNFMFIGQGNGHGLGLSQWGAKGMADEGYDYQAILKHYYQNATIVKE
- the spoVB gene encoding stage V sporulation protein B codes for the protein MKKQTFIQGAMILLAAGIINRILGFIPRIALPRVIGAEGVGIYQLSYPFFIVLVTLITGGIPLAVAKLVAEADTGANRYSPQRILQVSLSFTLTLGVVFMFLCILFAPWVTKYVLTDERVYHTFVSMSPMIAIIAVSAVYRGYFQGKQNMMPTAISSIVETIIRIVCVIWFAWLLLPHGIAQAAAGAMLGALVGEFGGMLVLLWKYNRQKKELPLVMQQNMSNLTTKPLNPIPSVLKETSTPQPGLIRRLLAISVPVTAGRLVGSLSYLAETIVTAQSLALAGISKGLATAQYGALQGMIIPLLLLPGALTSSLATSLVPSLSEASAQGDRALIHKRMHQALRLALVTGAPFSVFMYVLAEPMCLVLYNDASIGSMLKLMAPFALFIYIQAPLQAALQALDRPGKALLNTFIGAVIKITLILTLASRPEYGIFGAVIAICVNSTVVTLLHAQSVRSLLQFRFKLMDWVKTGAGMFIMGAATLLVYEETAMILPFWLRMLLAPFVGLIVYFIVMGWTKMIDFHDLSRAPLIGSWFKRRSGK
- the yajC gene encoding preprotein translocase subunit YajC gives rise to the protein MFQGMTLAGAQAGGGIVSLIVPLVLMVAIFYFLMIRPQNKKQKQRNSMLSQLKKGDKIVTIGGLHGTIAEITDDVVVLRVNDVTKLTFDRNAISTAVARDTAVE
- the queA gene encoding tRNA preQ1(34) S-adenosylmethionine ribosyltransferase-isomerase QueA, with amino-acid sequence MNVNLYDFELPEQLIAQTPLLDRTASRLLTLNKDSGEIKHQTFPDIIDFLESGDTLILNDTRVLPARLFGTKEDTGAKAEVLLLKNVEGDKWEALVKPGKKLKAGSVIVFGDELKAIIEEEGEMGARTLTFTYDGIFQEILDRLGEMPLPPYIKETLDDRERYQTVYAKHEGSAAAPTAGLHFTDELLDQIRAKGVNVAFITLHVGLGTFRPMSVDNVEDHVMHEEYYSLSQETADLINQTKKNGHRVFAVGTTSCRTLETVGSKFEDGILQASSGWTSIFIYPGYSFKVIDGMLTNFHLPKSTLVMLVSALAGREHIMQAYEEAIQEQYRFFSFGDAMLIY
- a CDS encoding post-transcriptional regulator; the protein is MNDVELEQSIEMLCRSKAEELRLVGYEYVTSKDVWNCVSHKYEKQGIPPLHQLVNDILSLKATSFMNFMTVSAYRGSSF
- the tgt gene encoding tRNA guanosine(34) transglycosylase Tgt is translated as MAAITYEHIKTCKQSGARLGRVHTPHGVIETPTFMPVGTQATVKTMSPEELKAMDAQIILSNTYHLFLRPGHEIIREAGGLHKFMNWDRPILTDSGGFQVFSLSEMRKITEEGVNFRSHLNGDKKFLSPEVAMEIQNALGSDIMMAFDECPPYPAEYEYVKKSLERTSRWAERCLESHARPHDQGLFAIVQGGMHEDLRRQSAADLTSMDFPGYAIGGLSVGEPKHLMYGVLDYTLPLLPTNKPRYLMGVGSPDALIEGSIRGVDMFDCVLPTRIARNGTTMTSQGRLVVRNAKFATDFGPLDPECDCYTCRNYSRAYLRHLIKADETFGLRLTTIHNLHFLQNLMRNVRKAIMEDRLLDFRDEFFDQYGLHDNDKGF
- the secD gene encoding protein translocase subunit SecD → MKRIISFIMVVLVTTGVMVGTSPELLKNIRLGLDLKGGYEILYEAEPLEAGQQVTKASLVQTAKSLESRANALGTSEPEVTTEGSNRIRLKLAGVTDEAEVRAKMKEPAVLTFRSKAENDKEGEYTKIELRGNEFVENAAKVVFTQLNEPMIDIQVKDKAKFSEITKRLIGQPLAIYLDDELLSAPTVRQQLTDGSAQISGAYTRDEANQLRDTINLGALPLKLTEKYSQSVGATLGKLSLDQTIKAGLIGSVIILVFMIGLYRIPGIIASFALITHTWLVLAIFYLGEFVLTLPGIAAFILGIGMAVDANIITYERIKEEMRSGKSILSSVKAGGKHSFRTIIDSNITTIIAAAVMFFLGTGAVKGFALVLIFDIVTSIITNIFFSRFLLTLLVRGNVLKKPKYFGVKESEIRAL
- a CDS encoding DUF421 domain-containing protein → MNFPDVGSHIFRTILMYFLVYCAMRVMGKREIGKLSMFDLVVSIMLAEMAAFVIEDIDKPLSYGIAPMLTLIIVQIGMAFIGLKSRRLRLIIDGKPTVLISKGVLHRDEMRKQRYNLDDLLQQLREQNVDSIGEVDFAILETTGKLTVFPKDENTSNDSNSSGSDSEDSSSIKSKTGKNQIDGFPNIKYEGLPLPLIMDGKVQDQNLEIIQKTRFWLKNQIQQNGILDFKDVFICSIDHNGKIYVSPKDDKK